The DNA region CAACTGCACTCCAATATCCTAGGATTGGGGGTCCGGACACTCAGTACCTAAGCGATTGGATCAACTCCGAACTGTCGTGATGAATTGTCCGGCCGAGAAGCGCTGCGTGGTGGGATTTCTCCCGGCTGTATGGATAAGTTCTCCGAACATTTGACTGCCAAGCAGGGGTATACTTCTTCGCCGGGACGAATGGGCGCGGTGCCTATCTCGCCAGGAGCCGCAATATCAATATAACCGCCGCGGGAAAGCACTATAAATCTGCTGTACGACTTATGAACGGGACCGTACCAGCAACCGGACTCCCGAGATGGTCTGCCTATATGACGGGATTTGGAATCATTCGGACATAACGGTGGCATCCGAATATCCCACATCCCGTCTAGCCAAGGCTCCCAAGGGGGTTGCAATGGTGTAATCATACACGCCCCTTGTGAATGGCCAGTAGAGGCCTACTCGGTTAGAACTGCAGCTTACGATATGGCTTCTACCGGGCCTGGCTCACGGCTTCCAAGGCGGTTATGTTGTCGCGGAGATATGAGTTGGCATTTGGCGTGAGGAGATATTCTTGGCTTTAAGTTAAAGCTGCTGAAAGGAAAGTCCAACCGACATGAATCTGCATGAGTCTATGATACCTATTGCATGCTAAGATTCTAGCTACCGCCAGAAAAGATCTATTAGCACCTCGAGGTCATGTACCCACCAGATATTCTGACCAAAGACTCACCCCAATACTTAGGCCGAGCTCAAAGCCTAAACAACTTACTCGCCTCCGAAAAGCTCATCCCCTTCGCAATCTCCACCGCCATCTTCTCATCCGCCTCCACCTGCTTCTTCATCAGCGGAATCGCCTGCTCCGCCAACTCCTTGGgcagcaccacaaccccatTCACATCACCAATGAGGTAATCCCCCGGCCTGATCGTCATGTCCTGCTCATCAGTCTGCAGTTTGACTGGCACATTGACCGCCGCCACCTTGAGCAACTCAGCAGGAGGCGCTGTTCCGACATCCCTTGCAAAGATCTGTCACACTATTAGCAATCGCCCCTCTATCACAAAACAGTGAGCCCAATATATATACCGGAAACCCCAGCCCCCTCTGCTCCTGCAAATCTCTAAACCGTCCATCAATCACACTCCCCACGGCACCACTCGCCTTCGCCCTCGTGCTCATCAATCCACCATAAACTGCATTTGGAGTCTTGGGAGGGCAAGAAACAAAGATAACCGCTC from Podospora pseudoanserina strain CBS 124.78 chromosome 1, whole genome shotgun sequence includes:
- a CDS encoding hypothetical protein (COG:H; EggNog:ENOG503P2Q6), giving the protein MRGVVSCLPVKPALLYRQPSTSSSSSLKFVVRTPPNQLQPRLLTPTLFNQQRSLYSKMATPTAPEDPIVKALQEFTTCDVSDALIKLKYRNGGFLSGLTMWSPQRQDGDTKIVGPAYTVQYVPLDDPRPKHPSHYIDSVPAGAVIFVSCPPKTPNAVYGGLMSTRAKASGAVGSVIDGRFRDLQEQRGLGFPIFARDVGTAPPAELLKVAAVNVPVKLQTDEQDMTIRPGDYLIGDVNGVVVLPKELAEQAIPLMKKQVEADEKMAVEIAKGMSFSEASKLFRL